A portion of the Streptomyces sp. YPW6 genome contains these proteins:
- a CDS encoding enoyl-CoA hydratase-related protein, producing the protein MDRTEPRLITSVERGVATVVIANPAKRNAMTPAMWRSLPELLERLAADPAVRVLVLTGSGGTFCAGADISTLRESAATAQGLAVAAEEALAAFPRPTLAAVRGYCVGGGSQLAAACDLRFAEEGASFGVTPAKLGIVYPASSTRRLVALLGPATAKHLLFSGELIGTERALRTGLVDEVLPPGGLEQRVEEYAAVLASRSQLTQAAAKEFAAGRTDRDAHWAAEAHGSADTAEGVAAFLERRAPRFTYTTASTR; encoded by the coding sequence ATGGACCGCACGGAACCCCGCCTGATCACGTCCGTCGAGCGCGGCGTCGCCACCGTCGTCATCGCGAACCCCGCCAAACGGAACGCGATGACCCCCGCGATGTGGCGGAGCCTGCCGGAACTGCTGGAACGGCTGGCGGCCGATCCGGCGGTCCGGGTGCTGGTACTGACCGGGTCCGGGGGCACCTTCTGCGCCGGGGCCGACATCTCCACGCTGCGGGAGAGCGCGGCCACCGCGCAGGGCCTGGCGGTGGCGGCCGAAGAGGCGCTCGCCGCGTTCCCCCGGCCGACGCTGGCGGCGGTGCGCGGTTACTGCGTGGGCGGCGGCAGCCAGCTCGCGGCCGCCTGCGACCTGCGGTTCGCGGAGGAGGGGGCCTCCTTCGGGGTCACCCCGGCCAAGCTCGGCATCGTCTACCCGGCGTCCTCGACCCGGCGGCTGGTCGCCCTCCTCGGCCCGGCCACGGCCAAGCACCTGCTGTTCTCGGGAGAGCTGATCGGCACGGAAAGGGCGCTGCGCACCGGCCTGGTCGACGAGGTGCTGCCGCCGGGCGGGCTGGAGCAGCGGGTCGAGGAGTACGCAGCGGTGCTGGCGTCCCGGTCGCAGCTGACCCAGGCCGCGGCGAAGGAGTTCGCCGCGGGCCGGACGGACCGGGACGCCCACTGGGCCGCCGAGGCACACGGCAGCGCGGACACGGCGGAGGGCGTCGCCGCTTTCCTGGAGCGGCGCGCGCCCCGCTTCACCTACACCACGGCGTCCACGCGCTGA
- a CDS encoding cation diffusion facilitator family transporter encodes MGAGHDHGHTHGGPPPTGTAAAAHRGRLRIALGITLSVMVMEIVGGVLSDSLALIADAAHMATDALGLGMALLAIHFANRPAAANRTFGFARAEILAALANCLLLLGVGAYLIYEAVERFITPAETKGGLAIAFAAVGLVANVVSLSLLMRGQKESLNVRGAYLEVMADTLGSIAVIVSAGIIMATGWQAADPIASLVIGLMIVPRTVKLLRETLNVLLEAAPKGVDMAEVRAHITALPGVLDVHDLHAWTITSGMPVLSAHVVVRQEMLDSIGHEKVLHELQGCLGDHFDVEHCTFQLEPSGHAEHEAHLCH; translated from the coding sequence ATGGGGGCTGGCCACGATCACGGGCACACGCACGGCGGGCCGCCCCCGACCGGGACGGCGGCCGCCGCGCACCGGGGAAGGCTCCGGATCGCCCTGGGGATCACCCTGAGCGTGATGGTCATGGAGATCGTCGGCGGGGTGCTCTCCGACTCGCTCGCGCTGATCGCGGACGCCGCCCACATGGCCACCGACGCGCTGGGGCTCGGGATGGCGCTGCTCGCCATCCACTTCGCCAACCGCCCGGCCGCCGCGAACCGCACCTTCGGTTTCGCCCGCGCCGAGATCCTGGCCGCGCTCGCCAACTGCCTGCTGCTGCTCGGCGTCGGGGCCTATCTGATCTACGAGGCGGTGGAGCGGTTCATCACTCCGGCCGAGACGAAGGGCGGCCTCGCCATCGCGTTCGCCGCGGTCGGCCTGGTGGCCAACGTCGTCTCCCTCTCCCTGCTGATGCGCGGGCAGAAGGAGAGCCTGAACGTGCGGGGCGCCTACCTGGAGGTGATGGCCGACACCCTGGGCTCGATCGCCGTGATCGTCTCGGCGGGGATCATCATGGCGACGGGCTGGCAGGCGGCGGACCCGATCGCCTCACTGGTGATCGGCCTGATGATCGTCCCCCGGACGGTGAAGCTCCTGCGGGAGACCCTGAACGTGCTGCTGGAGGCCGCGCCCAAGGGGGTCGACATGGCGGAGGTCCGGGCCCACATCACGGCCCTGCCCGGGGTGCTGGACGTCCACGACCTGCACGCGTGGACGATCACCTCGGGGATGCCGGTGCTCTCCGCCCATGTGGTGGTGCGCCAGGAGATGCTCGACTCGATAGGGCACGAGAAGGTGCTGCACGAGCTGCAGGGCTGCCTCGGTGACCACTTCGACGTGGAACACTGCACGTTCCAGCTGGAGCCGAGCGGTCACGCGGAGCACGAGGCGCATCTCTGTCATTGA
- the galE gene encoding UDP-glucose 4-epimerase GalE produces MTWLITGGAGYIGAHVARAMVAAGERVVVLDDRSSGVTERLPEAVTLVEGSASDRALLDRVLAGHAVSGVVHLAAKKQVGESVEKPLLYYRENVAGLAVLLEAVVAAGVRRFLFSSSAAVYGVPDVDLITEETPCNPINPYGETKLTGEWLVRAAGKAHGLSTACLRYFNVAGAAAPELADTGVFNIVPMMFERLTHGEAPRIFGDDYPTPDGTCIRDYIHVADLAEAHLAVARRLDETGAGDLTLNVGRGEGVSVRELADVIGEVTGSDLKPVVEPRRAGDAPKAVASAARITGELGWTARRGVREMVESAWAGWCLHHPGARAPRRP; encoded by the coding sequence ATGACATGGCTGATCACAGGTGGGGCGGGTTACATCGGGGCACACGTGGCGCGGGCCATGGTCGCGGCGGGCGAGCGGGTCGTGGTGCTGGACGACCGTTCCAGCGGCGTCACCGAGCGGCTGCCCGAGGCCGTCACGCTGGTGGAGGGCTCCGCCTCCGACCGGGCCCTGCTGGACCGGGTGCTGGCCGGTCACGCGGTGAGCGGTGTGGTGCACCTCGCGGCGAAGAAGCAGGTCGGCGAGTCCGTGGAGAAGCCGCTGCTGTACTACCGGGAGAACGTCGCGGGACTGGCGGTCCTGCTGGAGGCCGTGGTCGCGGCGGGGGTGCGGCGCTTCCTCTTCTCGTCCTCGGCGGCCGTCTACGGCGTACCGGACGTGGATCTCATCACGGAGGAGACGCCCTGCAACCCCATCAACCCGTACGGCGAGACGAAGCTCACCGGTGAGTGGCTGGTGCGGGCCGCCGGCAAGGCGCACGGGCTCTCGACCGCCTGCCTGCGGTACTTCAACGTGGCGGGCGCGGCCGCTCCGGAGCTCGCGGACACCGGGGTCTTCAACATCGTGCCGATGATGTTCGAGCGGCTGACGCACGGCGAGGCCCCCCGGATCTTCGGCGACGACTACCCGACACCGGACGGCACCTGCATCCGCGACTACATCCACGTCGCCGATCTGGCGGAGGCGCACCTCGCGGTCGCGCGGCGGCTGGACGAGACGGGCGCGGGCGATCTGACGCTGAACGTGGGCCGGGGCGAGGGCGTCTCGGTGCGGGAGCTCGCCGACGTGATCGGCGAGGTGACGGGGAGCGACCTGAAGCCGGTGGTCGAGCCGCGCCGGGCCGGCGACGCGCCGAAGGCGGTGGCGTCGGCCGCGCGGATCACCGGGGAGCTGGGCTGGACGGCCCGGCGGGGTGTGCGCGAGATGGTCGAGTCGGCCTGGGCGGGCTGGTGCCTGCACCACCCCGGGGCCCGCGCGCCGCGGCGCCCCTGA
- a CDS encoding GlxA family transcriptional regulator, which produces MADVKQRTVLVVLFDGVQGLDVTGPMEVFAGASRSPGVSYDLRTASLDGGPVRSTSGLTLVPDSSLADAPAPHTLLVPGGEGTRGAQPELTGWLREHAPRAERLVSVCTGALLLAEAGLLDGHRVTTHWNHCERLARDHPAVRVDPEPIFVRDGRLATSAGVTAGIDLALALVEEDHGRELALTIARHLVVFLRRPGNQAQFSAQLSAQTARREPLREVQHWITRHPDADLGVDALAARARLSPRHFARAFRAETGTTPGRYVERVRLEHARRLLEDTADGVEQVARASGYGTPEAMRRAFLKTLATAPAEYRRRFRTPASTT; this is translated from the coding sequence ATGGCGGATGTGAAGCAGCGAACCGTCCTCGTCGTCCTCTTCGACGGCGTCCAGGGCCTCGACGTGACCGGCCCGATGGAGGTCTTCGCGGGCGCCTCCCGCTCGCCCGGGGTCTCCTACGACCTGCGGACCGCCTCCCTCGACGGCGGCCCGGTCCGGTCCACCAGCGGTCTGACCCTGGTGCCCGACAGCAGCCTCGCCGACGCGCCCGCGCCGCACACGCTGCTGGTGCCCGGAGGCGAGGGCACCCGGGGCGCGCAGCCGGAGCTGACCGGCTGGCTGCGGGAGCACGCGCCCCGCGCGGAGCGGCTGGTCTCCGTGTGCACCGGGGCGCTGCTGCTGGCGGAGGCGGGCCTGCTCGACGGGCACCGGGTCACCACCCATTGGAACCACTGCGAGCGGCTCGCCCGTGACCACCCGGCCGTCCGGGTCGACCCGGAGCCGATCTTCGTCCGGGACGGGCGGCTGGCCACCTCGGCCGGCGTCACCGCGGGAATCGACCTCGCCCTCGCGCTCGTCGAGGAGGACCACGGGCGGGAGCTCGCCCTGACCATCGCCCGCCACCTCGTGGTGTTCCTGCGCCGCCCCGGCAACCAGGCCCAGTTCAGCGCCCAGCTCAGCGCTCAGACCGCCCGGCGCGAACCCCTGCGCGAGGTCCAGCACTGGATCACCCGGCACCCGGACGCCGACCTCGGGGTCGACGCGCTCGCCGCCCGCGCCCGGCTCTCGCCCCGGCACTTCGCCCGCGCGTTCCGGGCGGAGACCGGGACGACCCCCGGGCGGTACGTCGAGAGGGTCCGCCTGGAGCACGCCCGCCGGCTCCTGGAGGACACCGCCGACGGTGTCGAGCAGGTCGCCCGTGCCAGCGGCTACGGCACTCCGGAGGCCATGCGCCGGGCCTTCCTGAAGACCCTCGCGACGGCGCCGGCCGAATACCGCCGCCGCTTCCGCACCCCCGCGTCCACCACCTGA
- a CDS encoding DJ-1/PfpI family protein yields the protein MQIAIVLFDRFTALDAVGPYEILSRAPGAETVFVAERPGPVRNDSGSLGLVAEKTLAEVSSPDLVIVPGGPGQSDQMENEALLGWLRTVDATTAWTTSVCTGSLLLAAAGLLKGRRATSHWLALEALKEFGAAPTGERVVLDGKYVTAAGVSSGIDMGLTLLGRIAGDDAARSVQLLTEYDPQPPYDCGSPEKAPAALVQEWRTRSRHSSR from the coding sequence GTGCAGATCGCCATCGTGCTCTTCGACCGCTTTACCGCCCTGGACGCGGTCGGCCCCTACGAGATCCTCAGCCGGGCGCCCGGCGCCGAGACCGTCTTCGTCGCCGAGCGGCCCGGACCCGTCCGCAACGACAGCGGGAGCCTCGGGCTCGTCGCGGAGAAGACGCTCGCCGAGGTGAGCTCGCCCGACCTGGTGATCGTGCCGGGTGGCCCCGGCCAGAGCGACCAGATGGAGAACGAGGCCCTGCTCGGCTGGCTCCGGACGGTCGACGCCACCACGGCCTGGACCACCTCCGTCTGCACCGGCTCGCTCCTGCTGGCGGCGGCCGGACTCCTGAAGGGGCGGCGCGCCACATCGCACTGGCTGGCGCTGGAGGCGCTGAAGGAGTTCGGCGCCGCCCCCACGGGGGAGCGCGTGGTCCTCGACGGCAAGTACGTCACCGCCGCCGGGGTCTCCTCCGGTATCGACATGGGGCTGACCCTGCTCGGCCGGATCGCGGGCGACGACGCGGCGCGCTCGGTCCAGCTGCTCACGGAGTACGACCCGCAGCCGCCCTACGACTGCGGCTCGCCGGAGAAGGCCCCCGCGGCCCTCGTCCAGGAGTGGCGGACCAGGAGCCGCCACTCCTCCCGGTGA
- a CDS encoding Tex family protein, translating to MTTSIEGRIAEELGVRERQVRAAVELLDGGSTVPFIARYRKEATESLDDAQLRTLEERLRYLRELEDRRTAILDSVREQGKLDAALEASIRAAETKARLEDIYLPFKPKRRTKAQIAREAGLEPLADGLLGDPSVDPLAAAAAFVDGDKGVADAAAALEGARAILTERFSEDADLTGELRERMWTRGRLAAKVREGQEEAGAKFADYFDFAEPFTALPSHRVLAMLRGEKENVLDLVLEPEEPEAAERPGPSAYESMIARRFAIADRGRPGDKWLGDTVRWAWRTRIQVHLGIDLRLRLRTAAEDEAVRVFASNLRDLLLAAPAGTRATLGLDPGFRTGVKVAVVDATGKVVATDVIHPHVPANKWDQALAKLARLAKEHAVDLIAIGNGTASRETDKLAGELIDKHPELKLTKVMVSEAGASVYSASAFASQELPDMDVSLRGAVSIARRLQDPLAELVKIDPKSIGVGQYQHDLSEVKLSRSLDAVVEDCVNGVGVDVNTASAPLLSRVSGISSGLAENIVAHRDANGPFRSRKALKDVARLGPKAYEQCAGFLRIRGGDDPLDGSSVHPEAYPVVRRMGRSAGGEVASLIGNTQALRALHAADFVDDMFGLPTVTDILKELEKPGRDPRPAFRTATFKEGVEKLGDLEPGMVLEGVVTNVAAFGAFVDIGVHQDGLVHVSALSKTFVKDPRDVVKPGDIVKVKVMDVDVERKRISLTLRLDDEPGAGGGQQGRGERGGRPPKQRQGQGSGGGQGRQGGGGRDRRGGSRQGGQGAPAPANSAMADALRRAGLADPKQGGGRGR from the coding sequence GTGACGACGTCCATCGAAGGCAGGATCGCCGAGGAGCTCGGCGTACGTGAGCGACAGGTCAGGGCGGCGGTCGAGCTGCTCGACGGCGGATCGACCGTGCCGTTCATCGCGCGCTACCGCAAGGAGGCGACCGAATCCCTCGACGATGCGCAACTGCGCACGCTGGAGGAACGGCTGCGCTATCTGCGGGAGCTGGAGGACCGGCGTACCGCGATCCTCGACTCCGTCCGCGAACAGGGCAAGCTCGACGCGGCGTTGGAGGCGAGCATCCGGGCGGCCGAGACCAAGGCGCGCCTGGAGGACATCTACCTGCCGTTCAAGCCGAAGCGGCGCACCAAGGCGCAGATCGCCCGGGAGGCGGGGCTCGAACCGCTGGCCGACGGCCTGCTCGGGGACCCGTCGGTCGATCCGCTCGCGGCCGCCGCCGCGTTCGTTGACGGCGACAAGGGCGTGGCGGACGCGGCGGCCGCTCTGGAGGGCGCGCGCGCGATCCTCACCGAGCGGTTCTCCGAGGACGCCGACCTGACCGGCGAGCTGCGTGAGCGCATGTGGACGCGCGGCCGGCTGGCGGCGAAGGTGCGCGAAGGCCAGGAGGAGGCGGGCGCGAAGTTCGCCGACTACTTCGACTTCGCGGAGCCGTTCACCGCGCTGCCCTCACACCGGGTGCTCGCGATGCTGCGCGGCGAGAAGGAGAACGTGCTCGACCTGGTCCTGGAGCCGGAGGAGCCGGAGGCCGCCGAGCGGCCGGGCCCGTCCGCGTACGAGAGCATGATCGCCCGCCGCTTCGCAATCGCCGACCGGGGCCGTCCGGGCGACAAGTGGCTCGGTGACACCGTGCGTTGGGCCTGGCGGACCCGGATCCAGGTGCATCTGGGCATCGATCTGCGGCTTCGGCTGCGGACAGCGGCGGAGGACGAGGCGGTCCGGGTCTTCGCCTCGAACCTGCGCGATCTGCTGCTCGCCGCCCCGGCCGGGACGCGGGCCACGCTGGGCCTGGACCCCGGATTCCGTACGGGGGTGAAGGTCGCGGTCGTCGACGCGACCGGCAAGGTGGTGGCCACCGATGTGATCCACCCGCACGTGCCCGCCAACAAGTGGGACCAGGCGCTGGCGAAGCTCGCACGTCTCGCCAAGGAGCACGCGGTCGATCTGATCGCGATCGGCAACGGCACGGCGTCCCGCGAGACGGACAAGCTCGCCGGTGAACTGATCGACAAGCACCCCGAGTTGAAGCTGACCAAGGTGATGGTGTCGGAGGCGGGCGCTTCGGTCTACTCCGCCTCCGCCTTCGCCTCACAGGAACTGCCCGACATGGACGTGTCGTTGCGTGGCGCGGTGTCCATCGCGCGGCGGCTCCAGGACCCGCTGGCCGAGCTGGTGAAGATCGACCCGAAGTCGATCGGCGTCGGCCAGTACCAGCACGACCTGTCCGAGGTGAAGCTCTCACGTTCGCTGGACGCGGTCGTCGAGGACTGTGTGAACGGCGTCGGCGTGGACGTCAACACCGCCTCCGCACCCCTGCTTTCACGGGTCTCCGGGATCAGCTCCGGGCTGGCGGAGAACATCGTGGCGCACCGGGACGCCAACGGCCCCTTCCGCTCCCGCAAGGCGCTCAAGGACGTGGCGCGTCTGGGTCCGAAGGCGTACGAGCAGTGCGCGGGCTTCCTGCGGATCCGGGGCGGCGACGACCCGCTGGACGGCTCCAGCGTGCACCCCGAGGCCTACCCGGTGGTGCGGCGGATGGGTCGGAGCGCGGGCGGGGAGGTCGCCTCGCTGATCGGCAACACGCAGGCCCTGCGGGCGCTGCACGCGGCGGACTTCGTGGACGACATGTTCGGGTTGCCGACCGTGACGGACATCCTCAAGGAGTTGGAGAAGCCGGGGCGCGACCCCCGTCCCGCGTTCCGCACGGCGACCTTCAAGGAGGGCGTCGAGAAGCTCGGCGACCTGGAGCCGGGCATGGTGCTGGAGGGCGTCGTGACGAACGTGGCCGCGTTCGGAGCGTTCGTCGACATCGGCGTCCACCAGGACGGTCTGGTGCACGTGTCGGCGCTGTCGAAGACGTTCGTGAAGGACCCGCGCGACGTGGTGAAGCCCGGGGACATCGTGAAGGTCAAGGTCATGGACGTCGACGTGGAGCGCAAGCGCATCTCGCTGACGCTGCGCCTCGACGACGAGCCCGGCGCGGGCGGCGGCCAGCAGGGCCGCGGCGAGCGGGGCGGACGTCCCCCGAAGCAGCGCCAGGGCCAGGGCTCCGGCGGCGGCCAGGGCCGTCAGGGCGGTGGCGGCCGGGACCGGCGCGGCGGGTCGCGGCAGGGCGGCCAGGGCGCTCCGGCTCCGGCCAACAGCGCGATGGCGGACGCGCTGCGGCGGGCCGGGCTGGCGGACCCGAAGCAGGGCGGCGGCCGGGGGCGCTGA
- a CDS encoding HdeD family acid-resistance protein — protein sequence MNEPTAEGRKLSRSFGWLALLGTLLVIAGVIGLVYTGVATLTSMLLFGWLLLVGGLVGLLHAIESRGTSYFWLGVVVAALNIAAGVVVIKHPEGTAEALTMFAALLFLTGGVFRLVGSVVVRGPQMGWTLLQGAFGLLLGLLVLFDWPHSSLYVLGCFFSLALLFDGLGLIAIGIGGRRIVSMVSERLDETAPAADEPITAPEDEQK from the coding sequence ATGAACGAACCCACCGCCGAGGGCAGGAAGCTCAGCCGCAGTTTCGGCTGGCTGGCGCTGCTCGGCACGCTGCTGGTGATCGCGGGCGTCATCGGCCTCGTCTACACCGGCGTGGCCACCCTCACCTCGATGCTGCTCTTCGGCTGGCTGCTGCTCGTCGGCGGTCTGGTGGGGCTGCTGCACGCGATCGAGTCGCGCGGCACCAGCTACTTCTGGCTGGGGGTGGTGGTCGCGGCCCTCAACATCGCCGCGGGCGTCGTCGTCATCAAGCATCCCGAGGGCACCGCCGAGGCGCTGACCATGTTCGCCGCCCTGCTCTTCCTGACCGGCGGCGTCTTCCGGCTCGTCGGCAGCGTCGTGGTGCGCGGCCCGCAGATGGGGTGGACCCTGCTGCAGGGCGCCTTCGGCCTGCTGCTGGGTCTTCTGGTGCTGTTCGACTGGCCGCACAGCAGCCTTTACGTGCTCGGCTGCTTCTTCTCGCTGGCCCTGCTGTTCGACGGACTCGGCCTGATCGCCATCGGCATCGGCGGCCGCCGTATCGTCAGCATGGTCTCGGAGCGGCTCGATGAAACGGCCCCGGCTGCGGACGAGCCGATCACGGCACCGGAGGACGAGCAGAAGTAG
- the idi gene encoding isopentenyl-diphosphate Delta-isomerase — MPTTPATATHSSSNGTAEAIMLELVDENGTTIGTAEKLAAHQAPGQLHRAFSVFLFDEQGRLLLQRRALGKYHSPGVWSNTCCGHPYPGESPFAAAARRTYEELGISPSLLAEAGTVRYNHPDPASGLVEQEFNHLFVGMAQAALKPDPEEVGETAFVTAAELEKRHADDPFSAWFMTVLDAARPAIRELTGPSAGW; from the coding sequence ATGCCGACCACACCAGCCACCGCGACGCACAGCTCGTCGAACGGCACCGCAGAAGCGATCATGCTCGAACTGGTCGACGAGAACGGCACCACCATCGGCACCGCGGAGAAGCTGGCGGCCCACCAGGCCCCCGGACAGCTGCACCGCGCGTTCTCCGTGTTCCTCTTCGACGAGCAGGGGCGGCTGCTGCTCCAGCGCCGGGCACTCGGCAAGTACCACTCTCCCGGCGTCTGGTCGAACACCTGCTGCGGACACCCCTACCCGGGCGAGTCCCCGTTCGCGGCCGCCGCCCGGCGTACGTACGAGGAGCTGGGCATCTCGCCGTCGCTGCTGGCCGAGGCGGGCACCGTGCGCTACAACCACCCGGACCCGGCGTCGGGTCTGGTGGAGCAGGAGTTCAACCACCTGTTCGTGGGGATGGCGCAGGCGGCGCTGAAGCCGGACCCCGAGGAGGTCGGCGAGACCGCCTTCGTGACGGCGGCCGAGCTGGAGAAGCGGCACGCCGACGACCCGTTCTCGGCGTGGTTCATGACGGTGCTGGACGCGGCACGGCCGGCGATCCGCGAGCTGACGGGGCCCTCGGCGGGCTGGTGA
- a CDS encoding ATP-binding protein, producing MESLGSAPADPVSYEGVWRFTAPAVEASVPGARHAVRDLLGRQGVPIEDDILQGLLLIVSELVTNAVKHAALLSPELAVEVAIGADWVRVSVEDNHPYRPTALETDYAQTGGRGLLLVKVVTAEAGGTCDVEHTASGGKIIWAALPLKTQL from the coding sequence ATGGAGAGCCTCGGGAGTGCCCCTGCCGACCCCGTGTCGTACGAGGGGGTGTGGCGCTTCACCGCCCCCGCCGTGGAGGCGTCCGTGCCCGGCGCCCGGCACGCCGTACGTGATCTGCTCGGCCGGCAGGGGGTGCCGATCGAGGACGACATCCTCCAGGGACTTCTGCTGATCGTCTCGGAGCTGGTCACCAACGCCGTCAAGCACGCGGCGCTGCTCTCGCCCGAACTGGCCGTCGAGGTGGCCATCGGCGCCGACTGGGTCAGGGTCTCGGTGGAGGACAACCACCCCTACCGCCCGACCGCCCTGGAGACGGACTACGCGCAGACAGGCGGCCGGGGCCTGCTGCTGGTCAAGGTGGTCACCGCGGAGGCGGGCGGCACCTGCGACGTGGAGCACACCGCGAGCGGCGGGAAGATCATCTGGGCGGCGCTGCCGTTGAAGACGCAGCTCTGA
- a CDS encoding trans-aconitate 2-methyltransferase, translating into MAYAGHPVRTALEIGAGTGKATRLFTQQVAAVTATDPDAVMLAELRKHVPTGVRTERAAFEELRLDETYGLVYAAASLHWTQPEGRWSRMARLVQRGGVLASFGGPLRPADPAVADAVRRVRAPFLGSDEIPSPDGTPPEHAMQWPGAELQQSPFFTDVRQSVVERRYALSASDYLGHLSTISAYLVLAPAPREELFRRIGRVLPEVVEMEADITLHLARRRHEP; encoded by the coding sequence ATGGCCTACGCGGGTCACCCGGTTCGCACCGCTCTGGAGATCGGCGCGGGAACGGGCAAGGCGACGCGCCTGTTCACCCAGCAGGTGGCCGCGGTCACGGCCACGGACCCCGACGCGGTCATGCTCGCCGAGCTGCGCAAGCACGTGCCGACGGGGGTCCGCACGGAGCGGGCCGCGTTCGAGGAGCTGCGGCTGGACGAGACGTACGGGCTCGTCTACGCGGCCGCCTCGCTGCACTGGACCCAGCCGGAGGGCAGGTGGTCGCGCATGGCCCGACTGGTGCAGCGCGGGGGCGTCCTCGCCTCGTTCGGCGGGCCGCTGCGACCGGCCGACCCGGCCGTCGCCGACGCCGTACGCAGGGTGCGGGCGCCGTTCCTCGGCAGCGACGAGATCCCGTCCCCTGACGGAACGCCCCCGGAGCACGCCATGCAGTGGCCGGGCGCCGAACTCCAGCAGTCCCCGTTCTTCACCGATGTGCGGCAGTCGGTCGTCGAACGGCGCTACGCGCTGAGCGCGAGCGACTACCTCGGCCACCTCTCCACGATCTCGGCCTATCTCGTGCTGGCCCCCGCGCCACGCGAAGAGCTGTTCAGGCGGATCGGGCGGGTGCTGCCCGAGGTGGTCGAGATGGAAGCCGACATCACGCTCCACCTCGCGCGCCGACGCCACGAGCCATAG